A stretch of Nonomuraea africana DNA encodes these proteins:
- a CDS encoding metallophosphoesterase, translating into MVFGLVLTLAVAGVHYYLWRRLVRGTTRPGRARRALTWSLVGLGVLVPVTLVASRSGFAHWLAWPGFLWLALMFYLVVFLALLEIPRGVAVVLLRRKTPVVQALTVPPAVQEVDPAEPDLWSRRLFLGRATAAVAGVSALATVGYGISTALGAPVVEPVRIALARLDPRLSGLRFAVVSDIHLGPLTGRRHTERIVRMINELDADVAIVGDLVDGTVAELGPLAEPLKDLQSRYGSYFVTGNHEYYTANGPGEWMAELERLDVRPLRNERVEIVHRGAVLDLAGVDDVTGRPDFERALGGRDRSRASVLLAHQPVQVAKAAGYGVDLQLSGHTHGGQMVPFNLIVPMQQPVVSGLATIDGVRVYVTRGAGFWGPPVRVGAPPEITLAELTHEGGL; encoded by the coding sequence GTGGTCTTCGGATTGGTGCTGACGCTGGCCGTCGCAGGGGTGCACTACTACCTGTGGCGGCGGCTGGTGCGCGGCACCACCCGTCCGGGCCGGGCCCGCAGGGCGCTCACCTGGTCGCTGGTCGGCCTCGGCGTGCTGGTGCCGGTCACGCTGGTGGCCTCGAGGTCGGGGTTCGCTCACTGGCTGGCCTGGCCGGGCTTCCTGTGGCTGGCGCTCATGTTCTACCTCGTGGTCTTCCTGGCGCTGCTGGAGATCCCGCGGGGCGTGGCGGTGGTGCTGCTGCGCCGCAAGACGCCGGTGGTCCAGGCGCTGACCGTGCCGCCTGCCGTACAAGAGGTGGATCCCGCGGAGCCCGATCTCTGGAGCAGGCGGCTGTTCCTGGGGCGCGCGACGGCCGCGGTAGCGGGCGTCAGCGCCCTGGCCACGGTCGGGTACGGCATCAGCACCGCGCTCGGCGCGCCGGTCGTGGAGCCGGTCAGGATCGCGCTGGCCAGGCTCGACCCGCGCCTGAGCGGGCTGCGGTTCGCGGTGGTCAGCGACATCCACCTGGGGCCGCTGACCGGGCGGCGGCACACCGAGCGGATCGTCCGCATGATCAACGAGCTCGACGCCGACGTGGCGATCGTCGGCGACCTGGTCGACGGCACGGTCGCGGAGCTGGGGCCGCTGGCCGAGCCGCTCAAGGACCTCCAGTCGCGGTACGGGTCCTACTTCGTGACCGGAAATCACGAGTACTACACGGCCAACGGGCCCGGCGAGTGGATGGCCGAGCTCGAGCGGCTCGACGTGCGGCCGCTGCGCAACGAGCGGGTGGAGATCGTCCACAGGGGAGCGGTGCTCGACCTGGCCGGCGTCGACGACGTCACGGGGAGGCCCGACTTCGAGCGGGCGCTGGGCGGGCGCGACAGGTCGAGGGCCTCGGTGCTGCTCGCGCACCAGCCGGTCCAGGTGGCGAAGGCCGCGGGCTACGGGGTCGATCTGCAGCTGTCGGGGCACACCCACGGCGGCCAGATGGTGCCCTTCAACCTGATCGTCCCGATGCAGCAGCCGGTGGTCTCGGGCCTGGCGACCATCGACGGCGTTCGCGTGTACGTCACGAGAGGGGCGGGGTTCTGGGGGCCACCGGTGCGCGTGGGCGCACCTCCTGAGATCACGCTGGCCGAACTCACTCACGAGGGGGGTCTCTAG
- the topA gene encoding type I DNA topoisomerase, which yields MPANNGSAGGNRLVIVESPAKAKTIAGYLGRGYIVESSIGHIRDLPEKADDIPEKYKGEAWARLGVNVDHEFEPLYVVNPDKKAQVSKLKQLLKDADELYLATDEDREGEAIAWHLREVLKPKVPVHRMVFHEITPQAIRDAVANPRDLNLRLVDAQETRRILDRLYGYEVSPVLWKKVKPRLSAGRVQSVATRLVVERERERMAFTAAHYWDLSALFDSRKPEETPRDFTATLTGVDGKRVAQGRDFGSDGQLKNANVLHLSEQAAGELAGRLRGASFAVRSVERKPYTRKPYAPFRTTTLQQEASRKLGFSAKYTMQVAQRLYENGFITYMRTDSITLSETAVAAARSQAIKLYGSAYVPDKPRVYASKVKNAQEAHEAIRPSGEEFRTPGETGLSGDMFRLYELIWQRTVASQMKDAVGESVTVKVDGGGAEFTASGRTITFYGFLKAYVESADDPATDRDDSEKRLPNLVEGDALDLSRLDVSGHSTKPPARYTEASLVKELEDREIGRPSTYASIIGTILDRGYVFKKGTALVPSFLAFAVVNLLEQHFGNLVDYDFTAEMEKVLDDIANDRAERVPELQRFYYGQEGDEGLKEMVTDLGEIDAKEISSFPIRGSDIVIRVGRYGPYLDREGVRVNIPEDMTPDELTSEKAEELFSRPTGDRELGKDPVSGNMIVAKDGRFGPYVTEILPAEQDEDAPKKRTKKADAPKPRTSSLFKSMSLDTITLDDALKLLSIPRVVGEIDGEEVTAQNGKFGPYIKRGTDSRSIGSEEELFTITIEQAKELFAQPKQRGRRAAAAAPLRELGDDPNSKKPVVVKEGRFGPYVTDGETNASLRKGDTVEDITIERAAELLAERRERAPAPKKKAPAKKATTTTKKKPAAKS from the coding sequence GTGCCAGCCAACAACGGCAGCGCCGGCGGAAACCGCCTGGTGATCGTCGAGTCGCCGGCCAAGGCGAAGACGATCGCGGGCTACCTTGGGCGCGGCTACATCGTCGAGTCCAGCATCGGCCACATCCGCGACCTGCCCGAGAAGGCAGATGACATCCCCGAGAAGTACAAGGGGGAGGCATGGGCACGCCTCGGCGTCAACGTCGACCACGAATTCGAGCCGCTGTATGTCGTCAATCCCGACAAGAAGGCTCAGGTCAGCAAGCTCAAGCAGCTGCTGAAGGACGCCGACGAGCTCTACCTTGCCACTGACGAGGACCGCGAGGGCGAGGCCATCGCGTGGCACCTGCGTGAGGTGCTCAAGCCCAAGGTGCCCGTGCACCGCATGGTCTTCCACGAGATCACCCCGCAGGCGATCCGTGACGCCGTGGCCAATCCGCGCGACCTCAACCTCCGGCTGGTCGACGCTCAGGAGACCAGGCGCATCCTCGACCGCCTCTACGGCTACGAGGTCAGTCCCGTGCTGTGGAAGAAGGTCAAGCCGCGGCTGTCCGCCGGCCGCGTGCAGTCGGTGGCGACGCGCCTGGTCGTGGAGCGCGAGCGCGAGCGCATGGCGTTCACCGCCGCCCACTACTGGGACCTGTCGGCGCTGTTCGACTCACGCAAGCCCGAGGAGACGCCGCGCGACTTCACCGCCACGCTGACCGGCGTCGACGGCAAGCGCGTCGCGCAGGGCCGCGACTTCGGCTCCGATGGGCAGCTGAAGAACGCCAACGTCCTTCACCTTTCCGAGCAGGCCGCCGGCGAGCTGGCCGGCCGGCTCAGGGGCGCGTCGTTCGCCGTCAGGTCGGTGGAGCGCAAGCCCTACACCCGCAAGCCGTACGCGCCGTTCAGGACGACCACGCTGCAGCAGGAGGCCAGCAGGAAGCTGGGTTTCTCGGCGAAGTACACCATGCAGGTGGCGCAGCGGCTCTATGAGAACGGTTTCATCACCTATATGCGTACCGACAGCATCACGCTGTCGGAGACCGCGGTCGCGGCCGCCAGGTCACAGGCCATCAAGCTGTACGGCTCGGCGTACGTGCCCGACAAGCCGCGCGTCTACGCCAGCAAGGTGAAGAACGCGCAGGAGGCGCACGAGGCGATCCGCCCCTCGGGCGAGGAGTTCCGCACGCCTGGCGAGACCGGGCTGAGCGGCGACATGTTCCGCCTGTACGAGCTGATCTGGCAGCGCACCGTCGCCTCGCAGATGAAGGACGCGGTCGGCGAGTCGGTCACCGTGAAGGTCGACGGCGGCGGCGCCGAGTTCACCGCCTCGGGCCGCACGATCACCTTCTACGGCTTCCTGAAGGCGTACGTGGAGAGCGCGGACGACCCCGCCACCGACCGCGACGACTCCGAGAAGCGGCTGCCGAACCTGGTGGAGGGCGACGCGCTCGACCTCAGCAGGCTCGACGTCTCCGGGCACTCGACCAAGCCGCCGGCCCGCTACACCGAGGCCTCGCTGGTCAAGGAGCTGGAGGACCGCGAGATCGGTCGTCCTTCGACCTACGCCTCCATCATCGGCACGATTCTCGACAGGGGCTACGTGTTCAAGAAGGGCACCGCGCTGGTGCCCTCCTTCCTGGCGTTCGCCGTGGTCAACCTGCTGGAGCAGCACTTCGGCAACCTCGTCGACTACGACTTCACCGCCGAGATGGAGAAGGTCCTCGACGACATCGCCAACGACAGGGCCGAGCGCGTCCCCGAGCTGCAGCGCTTCTACTACGGCCAGGAGGGCGACGAGGGCCTGAAGGAGATGGTCACCGACCTCGGCGAGATCGACGCCAAGGAGATCAGCTCCTTCCCCATCAGGGGCAGCGACATCGTGATCAGGGTGGGCCGCTACGGTCCCTACCTCGACCGCGAGGGCGTCCGGGTCAACATCCCCGAGGACATGACGCCCGACGAGCTGACCTCGGAGAAGGCCGAGGAGCTGTTCTCCCGCCCGACCGGCGACCGCGAGCTGGGCAAGGACCCGGTGAGCGGGAACATGATCGTCGCCAAGGACGGCCGCTTCGGGCCCTACGTGACGGAGATTCTCCCTGCCGAGCAGGACGAGGACGCTCCGAAGAAGCGGACGAAGAAGGCCGACGCGCCGAAGCCGCGCACCAGCTCGCTGTTCAAGTCGATGTCGCTCGACACCATCACGCTGGACGACGCGCTCAAGCTGCTGTCGATCCCGCGTGTGGTCGGCGAGATCGACGGCGAGGAGGTCACCGCGCAGAACGGCAAGTTCGGCCCCTACATCAAGAGGGGCACCGACTCCCGGTCGATCGGCTCGGAGGAGGAGCTGTTCACGATCACGATCGAGCAGGCCAAGGAGCTGTTCGCGCAGCCGAAGCAGCGCGGTCGTCGCGCGGCCGCCGCCGCGCCGCTGCGTGAGCTGGGCGACGACCCCAACTCCAAGAAGCCGGTCGTGGTCAAGGAGGGCCGCTTCGGGCCCTACGTCACCGACGGGGAGACCAACGCCTCGCTCCGCAAGGGCGACACGGTCGAGGACATCACCATCGAGCGGGCCGCCGAACTGCTGGCCGAACGGCGGGAGCGCGCTCCCGCGCCGAAGAAGAAAGCTCCGGCCAAGAAGGCCACGACCACGACGAAGAAGAAGCCGGCCGCCAAGTCCTGA
- a CDS encoding DUF5703 family protein yields MDVYIPRDTSREAARQMLTEHAEYGQWELARVRLYPDGSRHVRLRRKIIRVRSTL; encoded by the coding sequence ATGGATGTCTATATCCCCCGCGACACTTCGCGCGAAGCCGCACGTCAGATGCTGACCGAACATGCTGAATACGGGCAGTGGGAACTGGCCAGGGTGCGACTGTACCCCGACGGCAGCAGACATGTACGGCTACGCCGCAAGATCATCCGTGTCCGAAGCACTCTCTGA
- a CDS encoding chaplin family protein, whose product MRTWAKASTPAALLAVAVMSFGSGTAVADTSGDSSIGGGNQVNLPISLPVDISGNSVGVAGESTAGSEGGASVENTGQSGGIPGKTSGNSSVLGGNQVNAPISAPINACGNALSLFGSSEAGCKGGATVKTTGKGGAGGNRTSGDNSVLGGNQVTAPISAPINACGNALAIFGDATAGCKGGSSVKNTGIGAGGNTTSGRNSVLGGNQVIAPISGPINICGNAIAVFGQAFAGCKGGSSVTNGGEKPGHGYHRGHGRPGSSGNDTDGRFGAGSGNQVIAPISLPITACGNAVGNAPAGCKGGSTVENTAAGSGAGGNTTSGRSGVLSGNQVVAPITAPVNVCGNAVALAGEAFAGCKGGVSVKNGGKGAGGNRTSGQSGVGSGNQVIAPITAPINACGNAVAALGLAEAHCKGGASVSPKDGVGGGGNTTSGRSGVLAGNQVIAPITAPVNVCGNAVAVLGDAAAGCLGGARVGKPVDEHDHGYDHWTRSSGKVANSKASGLLPALPVVPAMAGLKDVGNVTQQMSGAGLPPLPVVGDLASTLGLPELPGLPGLPGQPATPAQRQGKATPAPSSPVSALGPATQLVSSTPVGGAVGSATGALPVGDLGLMSAAQPSGVTGMNSNSLLALVMGAMFAASATLFATTRRFRPGKK is encoded by the coding sequence ATGCGTACGTGGGCTAAGGCATCGACCCCCGCGGCTCTGCTCGCGGTAGCGGTCATGTCCTTCGGCAGCGGTACCGCTGTCGCCGACACCTCCGGAGACTCCTCCATCGGCGGCGGCAACCAGGTCAACCTGCCGATCTCACTTCCCGTCGACATCAGCGGCAACTCCGTCGGCGTGGCCGGCGAGTCCACCGCCGGCTCCGAGGGCGGCGCCTCGGTCGAGAACACCGGCCAGAGCGGCGGCATCCCAGGCAAGACCTCGGGCAACAGCAGCGTCCTGGGCGGCAACCAGGTCAACGCGCCGATCAGCGCGCCGATCAACGCCTGCGGCAACGCGCTGTCGCTGTTCGGCAGCTCCGAGGCCGGGTGCAAGGGCGGCGCCACGGTCAAGACCACCGGCAAGGGCGGCGCGGGCGGCAACAGGACCTCCGGCGACAACAGCGTCCTGGGCGGCAACCAGGTCACCGCGCCGATCAGCGCGCCGATCAACGCCTGCGGCAACGCGCTGGCGATCTTCGGGGACGCCACGGCAGGGTGCAAGGGCGGCTCGTCGGTCAAGAACACCGGCATCGGCGCCGGTGGCAACACCACCTCGGGCAGGAACTCCGTTCTGGGCGGCAACCAGGTGATCGCGCCGATCAGCGGCCCGATCAACATCTGCGGCAACGCGATCGCGGTCTTCGGCCAGGCGTTCGCCGGGTGCAAGGGCGGCTCCAGCGTCACCAACGGCGGCGAGAAGCCGGGGCACGGCTACCACCGCGGTCACGGCCGTCCGGGCTCCTCGGGCAACGACACCGACGGGCGCTTCGGCGCCGGCAGCGGCAACCAGGTGATCGCGCCGATCAGCCTGCCGATCACCGCCTGCGGCAACGCCGTGGGCAACGCCCCCGCCGGGTGCAAGGGCGGCAGCACGGTCGAGAACACCGCCGCGGGCAGCGGCGCCGGTGGCAACACCACCTCGGGTCGCTCGGGCGTCCTGTCCGGCAACCAGGTGGTCGCGCCGATCACCGCTCCCGTCAACGTCTGCGGCAACGCGGTCGCGCTCGCCGGGGAGGCCTTCGCCGGGTGCAAGGGCGGCGTCTCGGTCAAGAACGGCGGCAAGGGCGCGGGTGGCAACAGGACCTCGGGCCAGTCGGGCGTCGGCTCGGGCAACCAGGTGATCGCGCCGATCACCGCTCCGATCAACGCCTGCGGCAACGCCGTGGCGGCGCTGGGCCTGGCTGAGGCCCACTGCAAGGGCGGCGCGAGCGTCTCTCCGAAGGACGGCGTGGGTGGCGGTGGCAACACCACCTCCGGCAGGTCCGGCGTCCTCGCCGGCAACCAGGTGATCGCGCCGATCACCGCTCCCGTCAACGTCTGCGGCAACGCGGTGGCCGTCCTGGGTGACGCCGCCGCCGGGTGCCTCGGCGGCGCCAGGGTCGGCAAGCCGGTCGACGAGCACGACCACGGATACGACCACTGGACGCGCTCCAGCGGCAAGGTCGCCAACTCCAAGGCCAGCGGCCTGCTGCCCGCCCTTCCCGTCGTGCCCGCCATGGCCGGGCTGAAGGATGTGGGCAACGTCACCCAGCAGATGAGCGGCGCCGGTCTGCCTCCGCTGCCCGTCGTCGGCGACCTCGCCAGCACGCTCGGCCTGCCCGAGCTGCCGGGCCTGCCCGGTCTGCCCGGCCAGCCCGCCACGCCCGCCCAGCGCCAGGGCAAGGCCACTCCTGCCCCGAGCAGCCCCGTCTCGGCTCTCGGCCCCGCCACGCAGCTCGTCTCCTCGACCCCGGTCGGTGGGGCGGTCGGTTCTGCCACCGGCGCCCTGCCCGTCGGCGACCTCGGCCTGATGAGCGCCGCTCAGCCGTCCGGCGTCACGGGGATGAACTCCAACTCGCTGCTCGCGCTGGTCATGGGCGCCATGTTCGCCGCGTCGGCGACGCTGTTCGCGACCACCCGCCGCTTCCGCCCTGGCAAGAAGTAG